The Legionella jordanis genomic sequence AGTCTATTCTTATAAACTGATTCATAATGAATTTAAGCTTTCGGCAATAATTGTCACCGATACCCTACCTTTTTTATCTTTCGTGCGTTTAAGTAGCGTATAAGCCGTTAAGTTTAAATCCGGATGAGATACCTCTGTGATGCATAAAAAATATTGGCTTTCAATACTAATGTGTTCGCGGCGAATATTTAATTTTTCTAACAAAGGAGATATTTCCTCCAGTTTTTTTATTCCTTCTGTACCTCTTGCCGTTAGAATTTCTTTAACCTGGGTGTCGTTTAAACCAGCACCGAGCGTAGCTAAAATTTGCGGCGGCGCGGTATTGATATTGATGGGAGTAATCTCCGGCAGAGCAGTTAAATAATTACTTAAACTCATAAATAATTTTGCATCTACTCCCCTAATTAATCTCAGCTCAGAAATATGCTGAAATAACTGCTGGCTTGGATAGTAGGCGGGTTTTTGCTGTAAGTAGTAACTGACAAACTCATCGCTTCCACGTCCGGGCTGATAAGGGCTTATCCAGTGGCGAATGGCTAGAACCAAAGCTTGTTTATCCGAAGGGTTCATTGTTGTTGGAATTGAATTTAAAAGTTTTAAAAATGCTAATTGATACCGTTTATCCGCCAAATTGTTTAAATTAAAACGGGATTGCAAGTCAAATAAACTGCCTTTGAGCATGACCTCAGGATAAATGGATTTTAATTGGGGGGGGAAATCAAGAACTTTACCGAATTTATCCGCCACAAGAAATTTATTCCTTCCTTCGGTTAATTCATTCATAGCCCAAAAAGGTACGGCTTGTGAGGCCAGATAGAGCTTGTCGCTCAATATGCTGAGACGAGTTCTGTAAATATCTACTTGCAATCGTGTAGTCATTGCTGTGGCAGCAATAGCCACCAGGGTCATAATAAACAATGCTGAAATGAGGGCACTGCCTTTCTGCCATGAGCTATTGTTCAACATAAACAGCTCCTGGGATCACACTTAAAAAAATTAACTCACCCCAGTCCCTTAGATTTAAATTGAATTGGATTGCTTTGGGCAAGGGCTCCGCGCGCTGGTTTTGTTGTAAAGCATTCTCTCTCCATTCTGGCAAAACCTGTAAGGTCTGGTTTAAGTAAGCAAAATGACAAGCCGTTAAATTGTTGAGCAAGATCTTTTCTTCAAATTGCTCTCTACGGTGAACCGCATCCAACACGAGCCAACTCCGTCGTAGCAGCATGCCATCGCGGCAAAGATAAGCCACTCGTTGTAAATGGCTGCGTTTATCCTGGGCTAAAGGGTTTGCTAATCCCAGTTTAGTCAATTCGAAATATTGAGGTTGGCCTATAAAGGCAGGAAAGAGATGCATTTCATCACCTCTTACTGCCCTTGGCAGGGCTTGTGTGCTATCCCTTTGAATCAAAATTAAAGACGACTGTAAGGTATTTAGGCGATCGGCTTGTTGATTAACACGGGCACGGCTGTTGAATGCGTAATATAAGACAGAGGAAGTGATCGTTGCCAAAATGGCAAATACCGAAAGCGCAATTAAAATTTCTAGTAAAGTAAAACCTCGTAGTTTATTCATGATGGTAACGAAATGCAGTTAAAGGACTCCCATAGGGTCCAGCTTGATTTTTACTCAAAGTAATGGTGATTTCCTCTACCGATTTGATTTTTGTCGGATTCGCCTTGACTCGCCAATACCAACGCTCTCCAAGGAGCGTAGTACTTTGAGTAATAATTTGGCTTTGACTTGGCGTGAGCAAACCGAGCTGCACCATGGCTACTCCTTGCATAGCAACCAGATGACTGATTGTTTTTTCTTTTATTCTTTGGGTATTCGCGACATTCTGGGCTGTAGCGCGCATGAGCGCAGTTAAAGCAATACTGATAATAGCTAAAGCAAGGAGAACTTCGATTAAGGTAAAACCTGAAGATTGAATTACTCTGCTGACCTTACTATTTGATTTCATTTCGAAAAACTCAAGCTTAAGTCTCCATTGCGACTGCTCACTAAACTTACCAAAACTGGTTTTTTTTCCGTACCAAAATTTAAGACAAAGGCTGTTAATTCACCAGAGGGATTAATGATGATGTCTGGATTTTTTGCATTGGATTTATAATTTTTTTCAAAACGCACGACGACATGCTTTGGAAACAATTGGAAATGAAATAGGCTTTTTTCAGGCATTGTTTGCCAATTGTTATTTTGAAATCGAAAAGTTTGGTAGCCATTAGAGCGAATGGTCACGCCAAGCGTATTCATTTCCAACACGGCTTGCTGTTCTACCAGTTTGAGATAATTGGAAAATTGCTCAGCCGCAACGACTGCTCGTCGAGAAGCACCAAAATCCCCAAAAGATAATAGGGCAAAACCTATGGTGATGCTAATAATAATCAGCACCACCAGAATTTCAATTAAACTAAAACCCCTAGCGCGCATTCCAGTTGCCTATTTCGGCATTAATTCCCGTTCCGCCGGGCTGGCCATCCGCACCCAAAGTAAACACGTCCACTTCCGCATGCTCACCGGGATTAAGATATAGATAATCGCGACCCCAGGGATCCTTGGGCAGCGCCTGGAGGTATTGCTTCCAATCTCTTGGAACTGGATTGGTCGTTGGTTTCTGGACTAGAGCCACTAAACCCTGATCCGTGCTTGGATAGACTCCATTATCAAGTTTGTACAGATCGAGCGCGTTTTGAATGGCCAAGACGTCCTGCTTGGCTTTGACTACTCGTGCTTCATCAGGCCGGCTGATGATCTTCGGTACTACAATCGAGGCGAGAATGCCAAGGATTACCACCACGACCATAATTTCTATGAGAGAAAAGCCAGATTGTTTACCCATCTAAAACTCCTACTAAATTAACTAACCAATTGCTCCATTGAAAATATCGGCAAAAGAGTTGCCAATACAATGAACAACACAACAGCTCCCATGAATAAAATCACCATGGGCTCAAGCAAGGTTAAAGCAGTATCTATTAAACGTTTTACCTCACTGTCCAAATGCGACGCGGCTCGCTCCATCATAGTGGCAATTTGCCCACTCTTTTCTCCACTAGCGATAAGATGGGTTGCCATGGGGCTTAAAAATCCAGTGTCCTTCAATGCTTGATGAATCGCTGTCCCTTCCCGGACACGACCAGTGGCTTGGTCAAAAGCACTTCGCATAACCAGGTTGGTTAAAAGGCTAGCTGACACACGCATGGTCTCAAGAACACTCACTCCTGCGGCGAACAAAATCCCAAAGGTATGGATGTAACGCGCGACATTGACCGATTTTACCAGATAAGAAACGATTGGTAACTTTAATAATATTTTATGCCAACCCATTCGTATACTTTGGTTTTTTAAGCTGCGTTTAAATACTAAAAAACAAAGAACCAGGCCGGATAACACATACAAACCATAAGATTTTAAAAAATTGCTGATGTGAATCAGCACCGTAGTCATCTGAGGAAGTGACTGTCCGCTCGTTGTAAACACCTCAATAATTTTGGGAACAACAAAAGCCAATAAAAAACTTATAATGGCTGTGGAGACGATTACCATCAATGATGGATAAATGAGTGCCTGTTGAATTTTTTGTTTCGTTTCTTGCTGATTTTCAGTGTAATCGGCTAATTTTTCTAAAACCAAATCAAGGCGTCCTGTTTGCTCTCCTGCCCCGACCGTGGCTCGGTATAGTTCTGGAAAAGCGTTCGGAAATTCACCCATAGCTTGAGCTAGGGCATAGCCCTCCACGACTTTGGCACGAACGCCTATAATTAATTCACGTACCTTATCTTTTTCAGTTTGTTCGCTGACACCGCGCAATGATTCTTCAACTGGAATGCCTGCGGCAAGAAGTGTGGCCAATTGGCGAGTCAATAATGCTAAATCTTGAGACGATATTTTGTCCCTGTGCCGCGATTGCAGTGGTTTGGCTAGGGTGCGAATCTGGGTGGGAATCATTCCACGTTCACGCAATAATTGACGGGCATGGCGTTCAGAGTCAGCTTCAATGATGCCTTTCGTGGTGTTTCCTGTTTTGTTTAGCGCTTGATAGTGATACGCGCCCATAATGAGTTCATAAGTTTTTAAGGATAAATGAGTTTAATCTATTGGGTTTCGTAAGTCACTTAAGGTAGACTAACGACGGCTAATCTAGGAGACCAAAAAATGGATAAAGGCAAAGAATTTGAATCGCAAAGCGCTAAGGCTAAGCTCTTTGCAACAATTAAAGAGCAAGACATTAAATTTGCTGATTTTCGCTTTACGGACACTCGGGGTAAGGAGCAGCACGTGACCATCCCTGTTTCTGCCATTGATGAAGACCTGCTTGATAATGGCAAGATGATAGATGGTTCCTCCATTAAAGGATGGCAAAAAATTCATCAATCCGATCTGGCCCTAATACCTGATTTAGAAACTGCTGTACTCGATCCTTTCTACCAGGACAACACCTTAATTATTCGTTGTGATGTGGTTGATCCGCAAACCATGTTGGGTTATGACCGAGATCCCCGTTCCATTGCTCAACGAGCAGAAGCTTACCTGCAATCCACTGGCATTGCCGATAAATCATTATTTGGTCCCGAACCTGAATTCTTCCTGTTTGATGATGTTCGCTGGGAAACGAATTTACGTGGTTCCTTTTACAAAGTTGACTCACTGGAAGGTCATTGGAATTCTGGCGAGGCTTTAGCAGGTGGCAATATCGGTCACAGGCCAGGTGTCAAAGGAGGATATTTCCCAGTACCCCCTGTTGATTCATCACAGGACATTCGTTCTGCTATTTCTTTAACACTCGAAGAATTGGGAATTTTTGTAGAAGCCCATCACCATGAAGTAGCTACTGCTCAAAGTGAAGTCGCTACGAAATTTAATACACTCCGCAAAAAAGCCGACGAGATGCAATTAATTAAATACGTCGTGCATAATGTCGCTCACAATTACGGTAAAACCGCTACTTTTATGCCGAAGCCCCTCGTGGGGGATAATGGCAATGGCATGCATTGCCACCAGTCTTTGGTAAAAGATGGTATTAACCTGTTTGCTGGCGATCAATATGCGGGTTTATCGGATATAGCCCTTTACTATATTGGTGGGATTATCAAACACGCCCGCGCATTGAATGCATTTACGAATCCAGCGACAAACAGCTATAAACGGCTTGTTCCTGGTTTTGAGGCCCCCGTGTTATTGGCTTATTCAGCTAGAAACCGCTCTGCGGCTATTCGTATTCCTCATGTATCCAATCCAAAGGGACGACGAATTGAAGTCCGCTTCCCAGATCCGATGGCCAATCCTTACCTGGCTTTTTCAGCGATGTTAATGGCGGGTCTTGACGGTATTCAAAAGAAAATCCATCCTGGGCAGGCTATGGACAAAGACTTGTATGATTTACCCCCAGAAGAGCTGGTTGACGTACCAACTGTCTGTAACTCTCTTGATCAGGCTGTTTATCATTTGCGCCAAGATCAAGAGTTCCTTACCCAGGGGGATGTGTTTAGTGCTGATTTCATTAACAGCTACATTGAACTGCGAGAATCAGAAATAGCTCAAGTTCGTAGCCTGGTACATCCTATTGAGTTTGAACTGTATTACAGTCTGTAATTTATAACTGTGCCCCGGTTTTTATTAGTGTCGGTCTTTATTCTGGCTGCCAATTCCCTAAATGCTAGCATTTATAAGTGGATTGACAGCCAGGGTGTCACTCATTTGAGTGATTCTCGGCAGGAGGATTTTACAAACCAGGCCCTGGGAATCTCAGAGGCTAAGTCCAATTCAGTTCAACACAAACAAAATTTATCGATAACACCTTCCCCATCCAAGAAAGAGCAGGGATATGAAGTTGAAATTTTTCAGCCTAAAAATCAGGAAACCATCCGTAATAATCAAGGTAGGTTGATAGTCTTAAGCCGTTTAAGCCGTCCTTTATTCAGGAATAAACAGCAGCTTCTTCTCGATGATAAAATATACTGCACACAGACAGGAAGCTATTTTGTTTTAGATAATGTAAATCGAGGTGCGCATAAACTGGTTATCCAAATTGTTGATGGCCAAGGAAAGATAATCAGCGTAAGCCAACCAATAGTGATCTATATGCATCGGGCTTTTATTCGCCGCAACTCTTAGATTGACAGCCTAAGTCAACGATTTTCTCTTGCTGAAAACTGTTAAATGGGTAACGCGCTGGTATGTGGCTG encodes the following:
- the gspK gene encoding type II secretion system minor pseudopilin GspK, whose product is MLNNSSWQKGSALISALFIMTLVAIAATAMTTRLQVDIYRTRLSILSDKLYLASQAVPFWAMNELTEGRNKFLVADKFGKVLDFPPQLKSIYPEVMLKGSLFDLQSRFNLNNLADKRYQLAFLKLLNSIPTTMNPSDKQALVLAIRHWISPYQPGRGSDEFVSYYLQQKPAYYPSQQLFQHISELRLIRGVDAKLFMSLSNYLTALPEITPININTAPPQILATLGAGLNDTQVKEILTARGTEGIKKLEEISPLLEKLNIRREHISIESQYFLCITEVSHPDLNLTAYTLLKRTKDKKGRVSVTIIAESLNSL
- the gspH gene encoding type II secretion system minor pseudopilin GspH, with the translated sequence MRARGFSLIEILVVLIIISITIGFALLSFGDFGASRRAVVAAEQFSNYLKLVEQQAVLEMNTLGVTIRSNGYQTFRFQNNNWQTMPEKSLFHFQLFPKHVVVRFEKNYKSNAKNPDIIINPSGELTAFVLNFGTEKKPVLVSLVSSRNGDLSLSFSK
- the lspJ gene encoding GspJ family T2SS minor pseudopilin variant LspJ, with product MNKLRGFTLLEILIALSVFAILATITSSVLYYAFNSRARVNQQADRLNTLQSSLILIQRDSTQALPRAVRGDEMHLFPAFIGQPQYFELTKLGLANPLAQDKRSHLQRVAYLCRDGMLLRRSWLVLDAVHRREQFEEKILLNNLTACHFAYLNQTLQVLPEWRENALQQNQRAEPLPKAIQFNLNLRDWGELIFLSVIPGAVYVEQ
- the gspI gene encoding type II secretion system minor pseudopilin GspI, which encodes MKSNSKVSRVIQSSGFTLIEVLLALAIISIALTALMRATAQNVANTQRIKEKTISHLVAMQGVAMVQLGLLTPSQSQIITQSTTLLGERWYWRVKANPTKIKSVEEITITLSKNQAGPYGSPLTAFRYHHE
- a CDS encoding DUF4124 domain-containing protein, translated to MSVFILAANSLNASIYKWIDSQGVTHLSDSRQEDFTNQALGISEAKSNSVQHKQNLSITPSPSKKEQGYEVEIFQPKNQETIRNNQGRLIVLSRLSRPLFRNKQQLLLDDKIYCTQTGSYFVLDNVNRGAHKLVIQIVDGQGKIISVSQPIVIYMHRAFIRRNS
- the glnA gene encoding type I glutamate--ammonia ligase, with amino-acid sequence MDKGKEFESQSAKAKLFATIKEQDIKFADFRFTDTRGKEQHVTIPVSAIDEDLLDNGKMIDGSSIKGWQKIHQSDLALIPDLETAVLDPFYQDNTLIIRCDVVDPQTMLGYDRDPRSIAQRAEAYLQSTGIADKSLFGPEPEFFLFDDVRWETNLRGSFYKVDSLEGHWNSGEALAGGNIGHRPGVKGGYFPVPPVDSSQDIRSAISLTLEELGIFVEAHHHEVATAQSEVATKFNTLRKKADEMQLIKYVVHNVAHNYGKTATFMPKPLVGDNGNGMHCHQSLVKDGINLFAGDQYAGLSDIALYYIGGIIKHARALNAFTNPATNSYKRLVPGFEAPVLLAYSARNRSAAIRIPHVSNPKGRRIEVRFPDPMANPYLAFSAMLMAGLDGIQKKIHPGQAMDKDLYDLPPEELVDVPTVCNSLDQAVYHLRQDQEFLTQGDVFSADFINSYIELRESEIAQVRSLVHPIEFELYYSL
- the lspG gene encoding GspG family T2SS major pseudopilin variant LspG, with translation MGKQSGFSLIEIMVVVVILGILASIVVPKIISRPDEARVVKAKQDVLAIQNALDLYKLDNGVYPSTDQGLVALVQKPTTNPVPRDWKQYLQALPKDPWGRDYLYLNPGEHAEVDVFTLGADGQPGGTGINAEIGNWNAR
- the lspF gene encoding GspF family T2SS innner membrane protein variant LspF; this encodes MGAYHYQALNKTGNTTKGIIEADSERHARQLLRERGMIPTQIRTLAKPLQSRHRDKISSQDLALLTRQLATLLAAGIPVEESLRGVSEQTEKDKVRELIIGVRAKVVEGYALAQAMGEFPNAFPELYRATVGAGEQTGRLDLVLEKLADYTENQQETKQKIQQALIYPSLMVIVSTAIISFLLAFVVPKIIEVFTTSGQSLPQMTTVLIHISNFLKSYGLYVLSGLVLCFLVFKRSLKNQSIRMGWHKILLKLPIVSYLVKSVNVARYIHTFGILFAAGVSVLETMRVSASLLTNLVMRSAFDQATGRVREGTAIHQALKDTGFLSPMATHLIASGEKSGQIATMMERAASHLDSEVKRLIDTALTLLEPMVILFMGAVVLFIVLATLLPIFSMEQLVS